A stretch of Lathyrus oleraceus cultivar Zhongwan6 chromosome 6, CAAS_Psat_ZW6_1.0, whole genome shotgun sequence DNA encodes these proteins:
- the LOC127097052 gene encoding uncharacterized protein LOC127097052 codes for MGGSLLTCCLSMENHHHPSTLLSMDSSACSHDELDLEMNRQIILSRPPDINLPLSAPQPWSSDPCDILDVGLGTQGGYETESLLNLPKAVKKCSKRVDSIWGAWFFFRFYFKPVLLEKSKAKVVRDDNNGVSGFDKTDLNNDVFMVQHDLENMYMWVFKERPENALGKMQLRSYMNGHSRQGERPFPFSVDKGFVRSHRMQRKHYRGLSNPQCLHGIEVVTSPNLSSLDRDEQKKWIELTGRDLNFIIPVEASDFSSWRNLPNTDFELERPPPPIKSAPVPHSKKLLNESGLNLSTHMSNGDAADLSPISSKKRKDFFLTGNDEECYLAVNPTSDRIPDLEMHPSEQHWLNEFSGVMKNVCGPATAAKTIYEDEQGYLIIISLPFVDLPSVKVSWRNTLTHGIIKVSCVSTSRKPFIKRSDRTFKLTDPSSEHCPPGEFIREIPLVTRIPEDANIEAYYDGPGSVLEIMVPKLRPGSEEHEVRVCLRPNLGGNLDGNDLMLT; via the coding sequence ATGGGTGGTTCTCTTCTCACTTGTTGTCTCTCAATGGAGAATCATCATCATCCTTCAACACTATTGTCAATGGATTCAAGTGCATGTTCTCATGATGAGCTTGATTTGGAGATGAATAGACAGATCATACTCTCTCGTCCGCCGGATATCAATTTGCCCCTTTCGGCGCCGCAGCCGTGGAGTTCTGATCCTTGTGATATTTTGGATGTTGGTCTTGGTACTCAAGGAGGGTATGAGACTGAGAGTTTGCTTAACCTTCCGAAAGCTGTGAAGAAATGCTCGAAGCGTGTTGATAGCATTTGGGGTGCTTGGTTTTTTTTCAGATTTTATTTTAAGCCGGTTTTGCTTGAGAAATCGAAGGCGAAAGTTGTTAGGGATGACAATAATGGTGTTTCAGGGTTTGATAAAACGGATCTGAATAATGATGTTTTTATGGTTCAGCATGATTTGGAAAATATGTATATGTGGGTTTTTAAGGAGAGGCCGGAGAATGCGTTGGGTAAGATGCAGCTGAGGAGTTACATGAATGGACATTCTCGCCAAGGGGAACGCCCGTTTCCTTTTAGTGTTGACAAGGGTTTTGTTCGGTCTCATAGGATGCAAAGGAAGCATTACAGGGGACTTTCAAATCCTCAGTGTTTGCATGGTATTGAAGTTGTTACGTCGCCCAATCTTTCGAGTCTTGACAGGGATGAGCAGAAGAAGTGGATCGAACTCACTGGCCGAGATTTGAATTTCATAATTCCGGTTGAAGCAAGCGACTTTAGCTCGTGGAGGAATCTTCCCAACACAGATTTCGAGCTTGAGAGACCACCTCCCCCAATCAAGAGTGCTCCAGTTCCTCACTCGAAGAAGCTTCTCAATGAATCTGGGCTGAATTTATCAACTCATATGTCAAACGGTGATGCGGCTGACTTGTCTCCTATCAGTAGCAAGAAAAGGAAGGACTTTTTTCTTACTGGAAATGATGAAGAATGTTACTTAGCTGTTAATCCTACATCTGATCGGATTCCGGATTTGGAAATGCACCCTAGTGAACAGCACTGGTTGAATGAGTTTAGCGGGGTGATGAAGAACGTTTGTGGACCGGCTACAGCTGCAAAAACAATTTACGAAGATGAACAAGGCTActtgatcattatcagtttgccTTTTGTGGATCTTCCTAGTGTCAAAGTTTCTTGGAGGAATACCCTCACTCATGGTATCATAAAGGTTTCTTGTGTGAGTACATCGCGAAAGCCATTTATCAAGAGAAGTGATAGGACATTCAAGCTCACGGATCCATCCTCAGAGCACTGCCCTCCTGGAGAATTTATTCGTGAAATTCCCCTTGTAACTCGCATTCCTGAAGATGCCAACATTGAAGCGTACTATGATGGACCAGGATCAGTGCTTGAGATCATGGTGCCTAAACTTCGTCCAGGATCAGAAGAGCATGAAGTCCGAGTTTGCCTCCGTCCTAATCTCGGTGGCAACCTGGATGGTAACGATCTCATGTTGACTTGA